In Pseudomonas asiatica, the following are encoded in one genomic region:
- a CDS encoding peroxidase family protein has protein sequence MADFSKSDLEFILQQIFIAEAHADGASLIDLLPNSQVPFGLRTVDGSYNNLVTGQSEFGAADNSFLRLLSPSFTGDYAGTGTVIDSQPRTISNLIVDQTANNPAAVEANGGAAPVISPGIDGVFGTADDTEVFFIPNVSPDVGLTAGFNAWMTFFGQFFDHGLDLVTKSSTDVVFIPLQPDDPLYVEGSPTNFMVLPRAVRTAGADGVVGTADDGQTNTTSPFVDQSQTYSSHPSHQVFLREYTLNAAGDPVATGRLITNRDLGADGRFGTADDGNGESGGMATWAVVKAQARDLLGINLTDADVHSVPLLATDPYGNFLRGPNGMPQVVMRVNNGADGIAGTADDVTTLVEGNRDAPISLANAVSTGHGFLDDIAHNAAPVIVNGVLQADADIAVGNAQPTGPGGNNLTYDNELLDAHYIAGDGRVNENIGLTAVHHVFHSEHNRLVQQTKDTLLAAGDLAFLNQWLIDDVAAIPTTPAEIAALVWDGERLFQAAKFGTEMQYQHLVFEEFARTIQPQIDEFLAPNGYDTSIDPAILAEFAHVVYRFGHSMLTETVDRYDPTFATVNDDPQLGLIAAFLNPLAFAGSGATADEAAGAIIRGVTRQLGNEIDEFVTEALRNNLLGLPLDLPALNIARGRDTGIPTLNEARREFYAMTGDSQLKPYISWADFADHLKHPASLINFIAAYGTHATITGADTEAAKRAAAVALVLGGDGAPADRLDFLNGTGAYANVTLAGADGIAGTADDITGVTVTGVDAIDFWVGGLAEKKMPFGGMLGSSFNFVFETQLEALQNGDRFYYLSRTAGMNFGTELENNSFAKLIMLNSDVTHLSNTVFLTPTFTLEVDQTKQFTGLGADGRADPTGGIMINGVEVVPLVIRDNPDTVGTDTNFLHYTGEDHVVLGGTSGNDIIISSEGDDTLYGDAGNDTLEGGAGNDAVLGGAGDDIITDSFGDNRLEGNDGNDVIVAGSMLVGGNLILGGNGQDFIITTEDISTTFGGQGDDFILGAKTNLPPTGNEGDDWIEKGTQDGAPGDNFAPLLGDEVVGNDIFVGGGGFDEMIGEGGDDIFVGSDAQDKMDGMSGFDWITNKNDQVGVTVDLTLAALAQPHGNAPNQNTGIFNPVGASPASILDRFAEVEGVSGSNFADVLKGDNVDAVTILNHGGATGSALTNVALIRGLQQFLADAGLPTTGFATGNIMLGGNGSDLIEGRGGDDLIDGDKWLNVRIAVYAPGDVNHTGPEIASFDSMVDMIPFMLDRTYNPGQLKAVREILPGTSTGGAAFDTAVFSGLQSEYTVTQNTKGTLDTSDDVWTVTDNVAGRDGVDTLLHIERLQFADSQRVLVEGLNAQPVGSPAVTDNNGGAITVGDLLTVNVAGVRDADNISAGNPLGTLADRSVSYYWQFEATPGSGVFEDIILLPAGDLAFQSADGTTFKVSPDLAGLSLRVKAIYQDAHGTTEVLFSQPTTVVQPGAPVVPTPATPVVDATAGGAGLHMVRSDLNFILEQIKIAEADANGADILSLLPNIRAPLGLRAVDGSNNNLMNLNGINNTEFGAADNVFPRVTDPVFNPAEGAPAGFFGPGSPAIPGSSYQQTSGPVFDSQPRTISNLIVDQTSNNPAAYATAYDPGADGVLNFGVEGNDDVLKDGVRIVASPGLDGQFGTDDDHDVYLFENTAADAGLSAPFNAWMTFFGQFFDHGLDLVTKGGSGTIYIPLQPDDPLYVEGGFTNFMVVTRATNQPGPDGVLGTADDIHEHTNTTSPFVDQNQTYSSHPSHQVFLRAYVTVDGAPVATGRLITNRDLGADGKYGTADDTEIGGMATWKVVKAQARDVLGINLTDADVDNVPLLATDAYGNFIKGPNGFPMVIMKGADGIAGTADDQQVESNPLAPIDLTNAVRTGHQFLADIAHNAVPVFSNGALVPDADTDVGNAVPVNPQTGANLAYDNELLDAHYIAGDGRVNENIGLTAVHAIFHSEHNRLVAQTMDTVLDSGDLAFINEWLLNPLSALPANQAEIDALVWNGERLFQAAKFGTEMQYQHLVFEEFARTVQPRVDLFFAPTQVYDVDLDASIVAEFAHTVYRFGHSMLTETVDRFDVDFTVISDPASANPDQQLGLIAAFLNPLAYAASGVTPEDATSAIVRGVTRQAGNEIDEFVTEALRNNLLGLPLDLPAINIARGRDVGIPSLNAVRRDIYAQTGDTQLKPYTSWVDLVQHLKHPESLINFIAAYGTHSTITGATTLLEKRAAAMALVFGGDGAPADRLEFLNSTGAYANVTLPGKDGVLGTVDDLRAVTVTGVDAIDLWIGGLAEAKTPFGGMLGSTFNFVFENQMEKLQDGDRFYYLERTAGLSMNAELESNSFAKLIMANTSATHLPGLVFSDVGFYLEVDQSKQFNEGLGNADPVGENGEQVVFRDSPLTVGPDTNYIRYAGDQHIVLGGTNGDDILVSSEGDDTVWGDGGNDRIEGGDGNDQLRGGAGDDIISDMGGDDNIQGGDGNDVLHGGNGVNLIIGGFGNDFIVTGEDASEAIGGQGNDFILGSKANEQDMGNEGDDWIEKGTSDGAPGDNFDPLGNDPIIGNDVFIGGNENDKFNGEGGDDIMVGSLGFGDRYIGGSGYDWATFKGLAQGVTVDFSDRFFNVPPVPGSGASALVRFDIMEGLSGSAHGDFLRGDSETSATLPTNGANGSVLTNISLINGLSSLLAAGATFYDGGNIILGGSGSDLIEGRGGDDILDGDKWLNVRISVRANSDGTGPEIASFDSMEPMVPLMLKGTYNPGQLVIVREILNGTESYDTAVYSGVASDYSVVVDGNSVIVTDSVAGRDGVDRLTGIERLQFSDSSQASGVGTAVNAGPTGSLVILDAATGVRDDTPVSGQLLRVTPLAVHDADNVSATNLTGAITGPVAYYWQVETLPGSGVYEDITFVAAGEVSRAVGTTYRVTDHVAGLNIRVRAVYQDTKGTLEIVDSAPNNAPTAGPTVTGLLVQNQTLTANPATIVDADGLSNPRFTFQWQSNRGTGWVDIAGAINSTFLLTQNQVGQNMRVVVSYVDDFGVQESIASDILDPVANVNDAPTGAVLISDTTPDQGQTLTALTGSIADLDGLGAFSFQWQQNIGGTFSNIAGATAATFTPGFEQGNRQLRVVVSYTDAFGTLESLTSAATAAVVPPPGVVLVGTAGANTLTGGAGNDTLSGLGGNDVLNGLGGADQLFGGDGNDILNGGNDPDSLDGGAGNDTLNGGLGADAMVGGAGNDTFVVDNLGDTVSEALNGGVDLVQTTLASYTLGANVENLTFTGAGNFTGTGNTLANTITGGAGNDLLNGGAGIDRLVGGLGNDTYVVDNAGDVVVEATAAGTDTVRATAASYTLGANVENLTYIGAGNFTGTGNGLANIITGAAGNDTLNGDGGNDQLLGGLGSDTLNGGAGNDTLDGGAGNDSLFGDAGNDNLQGGAGDDNLDGGNGVDVLQGGDGNDTLFGDVGNDTLQGGAGNDFLNGGAGNDTVEGGAGNDTMMATDGNDVFLFSAGFGNDLIINFDAVPQGGQDRLDISALNITAATFAANVTIADVGNDTLVSIGATDSIRLVGVADATTVTVADFNLAG, from the coding sequence ATGGCAGATTTCAGCAAGTCGGACCTGGAGTTCATCCTTCAGCAGATCTTCATCGCCGAAGCGCATGCCGATGGCGCCAGCCTGATCGACCTGCTGCCCAACAGCCAGGTGCCGTTCGGCCTGCGTACCGTAGACGGCAGCTACAACAACCTGGTGACCGGGCAGAGCGAGTTCGGCGCCGCCGACAATTCGTTCCTGCGCCTGCTCAGCCCATCCTTCACCGGCGACTATGCCGGCACCGGCACGGTCATCGACTCGCAACCCCGCACCATCAGCAACCTGATCGTCGACCAGACGGCGAACAACCCGGCAGCGGTCGAAGCCAATGGCGGCGCCGCCCCGGTGATCAGCCCCGGCATCGACGGGGTATTCGGCACCGCTGACGACACGGAGGTGTTCTTCATCCCCAACGTGTCGCCCGACGTCGGCCTGACCGCCGGCTTCAACGCCTGGATGACCTTCTTCGGCCAGTTCTTCGACCACGGCCTGGACCTGGTCACCAAGAGCAGCACCGACGTCGTGTTCATCCCGCTGCAGCCGGACGACCCGCTGTACGTCGAAGGCAGCCCGACCAACTTCATGGTGCTGCCGCGCGCCGTGCGTACTGCAGGCGCCGATGGTGTGGTGGGTACTGCCGACGATGGCCAGACCAACACTACCTCGCCGTTCGTCGACCAGAGCCAGACCTACAGCTCGCACCCCTCGCACCAGGTGTTCCTGCGTGAATACACGCTCAATGCCGCAGGCGACCCGGTAGCCACCGGGCGGTTGATCACCAACCGTGACCTGGGCGCCGATGGCCGCTTCGGCACCGCCGACGATGGCAATGGTGAAAGCGGTGGCATGGCCACCTGGGCAGTGGTCAAGGCCCAGGCCCGCGACCTGCTGGGCATAAACCTGACCGACGCCGATGTGCACAGCGTGCCACTGCTGGCCACCGACCCCTACGGCAACTTCCTGCGTGGGCCCAACGGCATGCCACAGGTGGTGATGCGCGTGAACAATGGCGCCGACGGCATTGCCGGTACCGCCGACGACGTCACCACGCTGGTCGAAGGCAACCGCGACGCGCCGATCAGCCTGGCCAATGCCGTGAGCACCGGGCATGGCTTCCTTGACGACATCGCCCACAACGCCGCGCCGGTGATCGTGAACGGTGTGCTGCAGGCCGACGCCGATATTGCCGTCGGCAACGCGCAGCCAACCGGGCCTGGCGGCAACAACCTGACCTATGACAACGAACTGCTCGACGCCCACTACATCGCCGGCGACGGCCGGGTGAACGAGAACATCGGCCTTACCGCCGTGCACCATGTGTTCCACTCCGAGCACAACCGCCTGGTGCAGCAGACCAAGGACACCCTGCTGGCCGCCGGTGACCTGGCGTTTCTCAACCAGTGGCTGATCGATGATGTCGCTGCCATCCCCACCACGCCCGCCGAAATCGCCGCGCTGGTATGGGACGGCGAGCGGCTGTTCCAGGCTGCCAAATTCGGCACCGAAATGCAGTACCAGCACCTGGTGTTCGAGGAGTTCGCCCGCACCATTCAGCCGCAGATCGACGAGTTTCTCGCCCCCAACGGCTATGACACCTCGATCGACCCGGCCATCCTCGCCGAGTTCGCCCACGTGGTTTACCGCTTCGGCCACTCGATGCTGACCGAAACCGTCGACCGCTACGACCCGACGTTCGCCACGGTGAATGACGACCCGCAGCTGGGCCTGATCGCTGCCTTCCTCAACCCGCTGGCATTCGCCGGCAGTGGCGCCACTGCCGATGAAGCGGCCGGTGCGATCATCCGCGGTGTCACCCGCCAGTTGGGCAACGAAATCGACGAGTTCGTCACCGAAGCGCTGCGCAACAACCTGCTCGGCCTGCCGCTGGACCTGCCTGCGCTGAACATCGCGCGTGGCCGTGACACCGGCATCCCCACCCTGAACGAGGCGCGCCGCGAGTTCTACGCCATGACTGGCGACAGCCAGCTCAAGCCCTACATCAGCTGGGCCGACTTTGCCGACCACCTCAAGCACCCGGCGTCGCTGATCAACTTCATCGCCGCCTACGGTACCCACGCCACCATCACCGGGGCTGACACCGAAGCGGCCAAGCGCGCCGCAGCCGTGGCGCTGGTGCTTGGCGGTGACGGCGCGCCAGCGGACCGCCTGGACTTCCTCAACGGCACCGGCGCCTATGCCAACGTGACACTGGCCGGTGCCGACGGCATCGCTGGCACCGCCGATGACATCACCGGGGTGACCGTGACCGGTGTCGATGCCATCGACTTCTGGGTCGGCGGCCTGGCCGAGAAAAAAATGCCATTCGGCGGCATGCTCGGCTCCAGCTTCAACTTCGTCTTCGAAACCCAGCTGGAAGCCCTGCAGAACGGCGATCGGTTCTACTACCTGTCGCGTACGGCGGGCATGAACTTCGGCACCGAACTGGAGAACAACTCCTTCGCCAAGCTGATCATGCTCAACTCCGATGTCACCCACCTGTCCAACACCGTGTTCCTCACGCCCACTTTCACCCTGGAAGTGGACCAGACCAAGCAGTTCACCGGCCTGGGCGCCGACGGCCGGGCCGACCCGACGGGCGGCATCATGATTAACGGTGTCGAAGTGGTGCCGCTGGTGATTCGCGACAACCCCGATACCGTGGGCACCGACACAAACTTCCTGCATTACACCGGCGAAGACCACGTGGTACTGGGCGGTACCTCCGGCAACGACATCATCATTTCCAGTGAGGGCGACGATACCCTCTACGGCGACGCCGGCAACGACACCCTGGAAGGCGGTGCGGGCAACGATGCGGTGCTGGGCGGTGCCGGTGACGACATCATCACCGACTCGTTCGGCGACAACCGCCTGGAAGGCAACGACGGCAACGATGTGATCGTCGCCGGCAGCATGCTGGTGGGCGGCAACCTGATCCTGGGCGGCAACGGCCAGGACTTCATCATCACCACCGAAGACATCAGCACCACCTTCGGCGGCCAGGGCGACGACTTTATTCTCGGCGCCAAGACCAACCTGCCACCGACCGGCAACGAGGGTGACGACTGGATCGAGAAGGGCACCCAGGACGGTGCGCCCGGCGACAACTTTGCGCCGCTGCTGGGTGACGAAGTGGTCGGCAACGACATCTTCGTCGGTGGTGGCGGCTTCGACGAAATGATCGGCGAGGGTGGCGATGACATCTTTGTCGGCAGCGATGCCCAGGACAAGATGGATGGCATGTCCGGTTTCGACTGGATTACCAACAAGAATGACCAGGTCGGCGTCACCGTCGACCTGACCCTGGCCGCCCTGGCTCAGCCTCATGGCAACGCACCGAACCAGAACACCGGTATTTTCAACCCGGTCGGCGCCTCGCCGGCCTCAATCCTCGACCGCTTCGCCGAGGTCGAGGGCGTGTCCGGTTCGAACTTCGCCGATGTGCTCAAGGGCGATAATGTCGATGCCGTGACCATCCTCAACCATGGTGGTGCTACCGGTAGTGCGCTGACCAACGTGGCGCTGATCCGTGGCCTGCAGCAGTTCCTGGCCGATGCCGGATTGCCGACCACCGGCTTTGCCACCGGTAACATCATGCTCGGCGGCAACGGCAGCGACCTGATCGAAGGCCGTGGCGGTGATGACCTGATCGACGGCGACAAGTGGCTCAACGTGCGCATCGCCGTGTACGCGCCGGGAGATGTCAACCACACCGGCCCTGAAATCGCCAGCTTCGACAGCATGGTCGACATGATTCCGTTCATGCTCGACCGCACCTACAACCCTGGCCAGTTGAAGGCCGTGCGGGAAATCCTGCCCGGCACCTCGACCGGTGGCGCAGCCTTCGACACGGCGGTGTTCTCGGGGTTGCAGAGCGAGTACACGGTGACGCAGAACACCAAAGGTACGCTGGACACTTCCGATGATGTCTGGACGGTGACCGACAACGTGGCCGGCCGCGATGGCGTCGATACCCTGCTGCACATCGAGCGCCTGCAGTTCGCCGACAGCCAGCGGGTGCTGGTGGAAGGGCTGAATGCGCAGCCTGTCGGCAGCCCGGCCGTTACTGATAACAACGGCGGCGCGATTACCGTGGGCGACCTCCTTACGGTAAACGTGGCCGGCGTGCGGGATGCCGACAACATCAGCGCCGGCAACCCGCTTGGCACGCTCGCCGACCGTTCGGTGTCGTACTACTGGCAGTTCGAGGCCACCCCGGGCAGTGGTGTGTTCGAAGACATCATCCTGCTGCCGGCAGGCGACCTGGCGTTCCAGAGCGCCGACGGCACCACGTTCAAGGTGTCGCCGGACCTGGCCGGGTTGTCGTTGCGGGTCAAGGCGATCTACCAGGACGCCCATGGCACCACCGAAGTGCTGTTCTCCCAGCCCACCACCGTGGTGCAACCGGGCGCGCCTGTGGTACCGACGCCAGCCACGCCGGTGGTGGATGCCACGGCAGGTGGTGCCGGGCTGCACATGGTGCGCTCCGACCTCAACTTCATCCTCGAGCAGATCAAGATCGCCGAGGCCGACGCCAATGGGGCAGACATCCTCTCGCTGCTGCCCAACATTCGTGCGCCACTCGGCCTGCGGGCGGTGGATGGTTCGAACAACAACCTGATGAACCTCAACGGCATCAACAACACCGAGTTCGGTGCGGCCGACAACGTCTTCCCGCGCGTGACCGACCCGGTGTTCAACCCGGCCGAAGGTGCACCGGCCGGCTTCTTTGGCCCTGGCTCGCCGGCCATTCCGGGCTCGTCGTACCAGCAGACCAGTGGCCCGGTATTCGACTCGCAGCCGCGCACCATCAGTAACCTGATCGTCGACCAGACCTCCAACAACCCGGCGGCCTATGCCACCGCGTATGATCCGGGTGCGGACGGCGTGCTCAACTTCGGCGTCGAGGGCAATGACGACGTGCTCAAGGACGGCGTGCGCATCGTCGCCAGCCCGGGCCTGGACGGCCAGTTCGGCACCGACGACGATCACGACGTTTACCTGTTCGAGAACACCGCCGCCGATGCCGGCCTGTCCGCGCCGTTCAACGCCTGGATGACCTTCTTCGGGCAGTTCTTCGACCATGGCCTGGACCTGGTCACCAAGGGGGGCTCGGGCACCATCTACATCCCGCTGCAACCGGATGACCCGCTGTACGTGGAGGGCGGTTTCACCAACTTCATGGTGGTGACACGTGCGACCAACCAGCCTGGGCCGGACGGCGTGCTTGGCACGGCCGACGATATCCACGAGCACACCAATACCACCTCGCCGTTCGTGGACCAGAACCAGACCTACAGCTCGCACCCCTCACACCAGGTGTTCCTGCGCGCCTATGTGACGGTCGACGGTGCCCCCGTCGCCACCGGCCGCCTGATCACCAACCGTGACCTGGGGGCAGATGGCAAATACGGCACCGCGGACGACACCGAAATCGGCGGCATGGCGACATGGAAGGTGGTCAAGGCCCAGGCTCGTGACGTACTGGGCATAAACCTGACCGATGCAGACGTAGACAACGTGCCGCTGCTGGCGACCGATGCCTACGGCAACTTCATCAAGGGGCCCAACGGCTTCCCGATGGTGATCATGAAAGGCGCCGACGGCATTGCCGGCACGGCCGACGACCAGCAGGTCGAGAGCAACCCGCTGGCGCCGATCGACCTGACCAACGCCGTGCGCACCGGTCACCAGTTCCTTGCCGACATCGCCCACAATGCCGTGCCGGTGTTCAGCAATGGCGCGCTGGTGCCTGATGCAGATACCGATGTCGGCAACGCCGTGCCGGTGAACCCGCAGACCGGCGCCAACCTGGCCTACGACAACGAGCTGCTTGATGCTCACTACATCGCCGGCGACGGCAGGGTCAACGAGAACATCGGCCTGACCGCCGTGCATGCGATCTTCCACTCCGAGCACAACCGGCTGGTGGCGCAGACCATGGACACCGTGCTCGACTCGGGTGACCTGGCCTTCATCAACGAGTGGCTGCTCAACCCGTTGAGCGCGCTGCCGGCTAACCAGGCCGAGATCGACGCACTGGTGTGGAATGGCGAGCGGCTGTTCCAGGCCGCCAAGTTCGGTACCGAGATGCAGTACCAGCACCTGGTGTTCGAGGAGTTCGCCCGTACCGTGCAGCCGCGGGTAGACTTGTTCTTCGCCCCGACCCAGGTGTATGACGTCGACCTCGATGCGTCGATCGTGGCCGAATTCGCCCACACCGTGTACCGCTTTGGCCACTCGATGCTGACCGAAACCGTCGACCGCTTCGACGTCGACTTCACCGTCATCAGCGACCCGGCCAGCGCCAACCCCGACCAGCAACTGGGCCTGATCGCGGCGTTCCTCAACCCGCTGGCGTATGCCGCCAGTGGCGTCACCCCCGAGGATGCCACCAGCGCCATCGTGCGCGGGGTAACCCGCCAGGCCGGTAACGAAATCGATGAGTTCGTCACCGAGGCGCTGCGCAACAACCTGCTCGGCCTGCCGCTGGACCTGCCGGCGATCAACATCGCTCGGGGCCGCGACGTCGGTATCCCTTCGCTGAACGCCGTGCGCCGCGACATCTACGCGCAAACCGGCGATACCCAGCTCAAGCCCTACACCAGCTGGGTCGACCTGGTGCAGCACCTGAAGCATCCGGAGTCGTTGATCAACTTCATCGCCGCCTACGGCACCCACAGCACCATCACCGGGGCCACCACGTTGCTGGAGAAACGCGCGGCGGCCATGGCCCTGGTGTTCGGCGGCGACGGCGCGCCAGCCGATCGCCTGGAGTTCCTCAACAGCACCGGCGCCTACGCCAACGTCACCCTGCCTGGCAAGGATGGCGTGCTCGGCACCGTCGATGACCTGCGGGCAGTGACCGTGACCGGTGTCGATGCTATCGACCTGTGGATCGGTGGCCTGGCGGAGGCGAAAACCCCGTTCGGCGGCATGCTGGGCAGCACGTTCAACTTCGTGTTCGAAAACCAGATGGAGAAACTGCAGGACGGCGACCGTTTCTACTACCTGGAGCGCACCGCCGGCCTGTCGATGAACGCCGAGCTGGAAAGCAACTCGTTCGCCAAGCTGATCATGGCCAACACTTCGGCCACCCACTTGCCGGGCCTGGTGTTCTCCGACGTTGGCTTCTACCTGGAAGTGGACCAGAGCAAGCAGTTCAACGAAGGGCTGGGCAATGCCGACCCAGTGGGCGAAAACGGCGAGCAGGTGGTGTTCCGCGACAGCCCGCTGACAGTAGGCCCGGACACCAACTACATCCGCTACGCCGGTGACCAGCACATCGTGCTGGGTGGCACCAACGGTGACGACATCCTGGTTTCCAGCGAGGGTGACGACACTGTCTGGGGCGATGGCGGCAACGACCGCATCGAGGGTGGCGACGGCAACGACCAACTGCGTGGTGGTGCCGGCGACGACATCATCAGCGACATGGGTGGTGACGACAACATCCAGGGCGGCGACGGCAACGATGTGCTGCACGGCGGTAATGGCGTCAACCTGATCATCGGCGGTTTCGGCAACGACTTCATCGTCACCGGTGAGGACGCCTCCGAAGCCATTGGCGGCCAGGGCAACGACTTCATCCTGGGCAGCAAGGCCAACGAGCAGGACATGGGCAACGAAGGTGACGACTGGATCGAGAAGGGCACCTCGGACGGTGCGCCTGGCGACAACTTCGACCCGCTCGGCAACGACCCGATCATCGGCAACGACGTGTTCATCGGTGGCAACGAGAACGACAAGTTCAACGGTGAAGGCGGTGACGACATCATGGTCGGCAGCCTGGGCTTCGGTGACCGCTACATCGGTGGCTCCGGCTACGACTGGGCGACCTTCAAGGGGCTGGCCCAGGGCGTGACTGTCGACTTCAGCGACCGCTTCTTCAATGTGCCGCCGGTACCGGGCTCGGGCGCGTCTGCGCTGGTGCGTTTCGACATCATGGAAGGCCTGTCGGGGTCGGCTCATGGTGACTTCCTGCGTGGTGACAGCGAAACCTCTGCCACCTTGCCGACCAATGGCGCCAACGGCAGCGTACTGACCAACATCAGCCTGATCAACGGCCTGTCCAGCCTGCTGGCCGCCGGTGCAACGTTCTACGATGGTGGCAACATCATCCTCGGTGGCAGTGGTAGCGACCTGATCGAAGGCCGCGGTGGCGACGACATCCTCGACGGTGACAAGTGGCTGAACGTGCGCATCAGCGTGCGCGCCAACAGCGACGGCACCGGCCCGGAAATCGCCAGCTTCGACAGCATGGAGCCGATGGTGCCGCTGATGCTCAAAGGCACCTACAACCCGGGCCAGCTGGTGATCGTTCGCGAAATCCTCAACGGCACCGAAAGCTACGACACGGCGGTGTACTCCGGGGTGGCCAGCGACTACAGCGTGGTAGTCGATGGCAACTCGGTGATCGTCACCGACTCGGTGGCCGGGCGTGATGGTGTCGACCGCCTGACCGGCATCGAGCGCCTGCAGTTCTCGGATAGCTCGCAAGCTTCCGGTGTGGGTACCGCCGTCAACGCCGGCCCCACCGGCAGCCTGGTGATCCTTGACGCTGCCACCGGCGTGCGTGACGACACACCGGTAAGCGGCCAGCTGCTGCGGGTTACCCCGCTGGCGGTACATGACGCGGACAATGTCAGCGCAACCAACCTGACCGGTGCGATCACCGGCCCGGTGGCGTACTACTGGCAAGTAGAGACCCTGCCAGGTTCGGGGGTCTATGAAGACATCACCTTCGTTGCTGCCGGCGAGGTTTCGCGAGCTGTCGGTACCACCTACCGGGTCACGGACCATGTGGCGGGGCTGAACATCCGCGTACGCGCGGTGTACCAGGACACCAAGGGCACGCTGGAAATCGTCGATTCGGCGCCGAACAACGCGCCGACCGCCGGGCCTACCGTGACCGGGCTGCTGGTGCAGAACCAGACGCTCACCGCCAACCCGGCAACCATTGTCGATGCCGACGGCCTGAGCAACCCGCGGTTCACCTTCCAGTGGCAGTCCAACCGGGGTACCGGCTGGGTCGACATTGCTGGCGCCATCAACAGCACCTTCCTCCTTACCCAGAACCAGGTGGGGCAGAACATGCGGGTGGTGGTCAGCTACGTGGATGACTTCGGTGTACAGGAAAGCATCGCCTCCGACATCCTCGACCCGGTGGCCAACGTCAACGATGCGCCCACCGGTGCCGTGCTGATCAGCGACACCACGCCAGACCAGGGCCAGACGCTGACCGCCCTCACCGGCAGTATCGCCGACCTGGATGGGCTGGGCGCGTTCAGCTTCCAGTGGCAGCAGAACATTGGCGGCACCTTCAGCAACATCGCGGGTGCCACTGCTGCAACCTTCACTCCGGGCTTCGAACAGGGTAACCGGCAGTTGCGGGTGGTCGTGAGCTACACCGACGCCTTCGGCACCCTGGAATCGCTGACCTCGGCAGCGACTGCGGCGGTGGTGCCGCCGCCAGGCGTGGTGCTGGTCGGTACTGCCGGGGCCAACACCCTGACCGGTGGCGCGGGCAACGACACGCTCTCGGGGCTGGGCGGCAACGATGTGCTCAACGGCCTCGGCGGCGCCGACCAACTGTTCGGCGGTGATGGTAACGACATCCTCAATGGGGGTAACGACCCCGACAGCCTCGACGGCGGTGCCGGCAACGATACCCTCAACGGCGGGCTTGGTGCGGATGCCATGGTTGGCGGTGCAGGCAACGACACCTTCGTGGTCGACAACCTCGGCGATACCGTTAGCGAGGCGCTGAACGGCGGTGTCGACCTGGTGCAGACCACCCTTGCCAGCTACACCCTGGGTGCCAACGTCGAAAACCTGACCTTTACCGGGGCAGGCAACTTCACGGGTACCGGCAACACGCTGGCCAACACCATCACCGGTGGCGCTGGTAACGACCTGCTCAATGGCGGTGCCGGTATCGACCGCCTGGTCGGTGGCCTGGGCAACGACACCTATGTGGTGGACAACGCCGGGGATGTGGTAGTCGAGGCTACGGCTGCCGGTACGGATACCGTGCGTGCCACGGCGGCCAGCTACACGCTGGGTGCCAACGTCGAGAACCTGACCTATATCGGGGCGGGCAACTTCACCGGTACCGGCAATGGCCTGGCCAACATCATTACCGGCGCGGCAGGTAACGACACCCTCAACGGCGATGGCGGCAACGACCAGTTGCTCGGTGGCCTGGGCAGCGACACCCTGAACGGTGGCGCTGGCAACGACACCCTCGACGGCGGCGCCGGTAACGACTCGCTGTTCGGGGACGCCGGCAACGATAACCTGCAGGGTGGTGCCGGCGATGACAACCTTGACGGCGGCAACGGCGTCGATGTGCTGCAGGGTGGCGATGGCAACGACACGCTGTTTGGTGACGTTGGCAATGACACCTTGCAGGGCGGTGCCGGCAATGACTTCCTCAACGGTGGGGCGGGTAACGATACCGTCGAGGGCGGTGCCGGCAACGACACGATGATGGCCACCGATGGCAATGATGTCTTCCTGTTCAGTGCAGGCTTCGGCAATGACCTGATCATCAACTTCGACGCAGTCCCGCAGGGTGGCCAGGACCGGCTGGATATCTCTGCCCTCAACATTACCGCTGCCACCTTTGCCGCCAACGTCACCATCGCCGATGTCGGCAATGACACGCTGGTCAGCATCGGTGCTACCGACTCCATCCGCCTGGTGGGGGTGGCGGATGCAACCACGGTGACCGTAGCGGACTTCAACCTGGCAGGTTGA
- a CDS encoding isochorismatase family protein, with the protein MRQVLLIVDVQSTFSPPEWLVDGLRRLSANIPTVASVELHDEQVTPFERQLGWHPAAEDESLVEADQVFVKHGYGQSAEAIEYIRQLGVERVLVCGLQTETCVLAAGFALFDAGLMPTLVTDMTVGSSLDRSGKLGTDLWKHHFRQVTTSAEVLAEVAALG; encoded by the coding sequence ATGCGCCAGGTTTTGCTCATTGTCGATGTCCAGTCCACCTTCAGCCCGCCCGAGTGGCTGGTCGATGGCCTGCGCCGGTTGTCGGCCAACATCCCCACCGTCGCCTCGGTCGAGTTGCACGACGAACAGGTCACGCCGTTCGAGCGCCAGCTTGGCTGGCACCCGGCGGCGGAGGACGAGAGCCTGGTCGAGGCCGACCAGGTGTTCGTCAAGCATGGCTACGGGCAGAGCGCCGAGGCCATCGAGTACATCCGGCAACTGGGCGTGGAGAGGGTGCTGGTATGTGGGCTGCAGACCGAAACTTGCGTGCTGGCCGCCGGTTTTGCCCTGTTCGATGCGGGGCTGATGCCCACCCTGGTCACGGACATGACTGTAGGGTCTTCGCTGGACAGGTCGGGCAAGCTGGGCACCGACCTGTGGAAGCATCACTTCCGCCAGGTCACCACCTCGGCCGAGGTGCTCGCCGAAGTGGCTGCGCTAGGCTAG